A portion of the Magnolia sinica isolate HGM2019 chromosome 17, MsV1, whole genome shotgun sequence genome contains these proteins:
- the LOC131231822 gene encoding kinesin-like protein KIN-14I — MADGGILSFSVASVVEDVLRQHGSRLSDIDLAWRKAEEAALRRYEAAGWLRKMVGVVGGKDLPAEPSEEGFRLGLRNGIILCNVLNKVHPGSIPKVVEAPVDSVLLPDGAALSAYQYFENVRNFLNAVQEMGLPTFEASDLEQGGKGTRVVNCVLALKSYSDWKHIGGNGSWKYVGSLKSFSSGKSFVRKNTEPFMKPLSRNASMNERLVDGLPVDQNSNEDLPQGSPEMISSGSLNIIRAVLSDKKPEEVPILVESMLNKVMEEFERRLASQNELVKPVLKDLDTSDGNKFLHKDLDTSEGNKSPQKDLDTSEGNKSPQKAEGCGEMKKELEDEDSTQVEEGCFHVNSVEDEESKHRILKQQLLFDQQKRDIQELKHTLRTTKAGMQFIQMKYSEEFSNLGRHLAGLTHAASGYHRVLEENRKLYNQVQDLKGSIRVYCRVRPFLPGQPHRLTTVDRLDDGSITIITPSKYGKEGRKSFNFNKVFGPSAAQEEVFTDTQPLIRSVLDGYNVCIFAYGQTGSGKTHTMTGPRELTEQTRGVNFRALGDLFQLSKQRRDAISYDISVQMMEIYNEQVRDLLVTDGLNKRLEIRNTSQKGFNVPDASLVPVSSTSDVIELMNIGHRNRTVSATALNDRSSRSHSCLTVHVQGRDLVSGTTLRGSMHLVDLAGSERVDKSEVTGDRLKEAQHINKSLSALGDVISALAQKNSHVPYRNSKLTQLLQDSLGGHAKTLMFVHISPEADAIGETISTLKFAERVATVELGTARTNKEGGDVRELKEQIANLKAALARKEGESEHIQSLISSPEVQRTKVGLSSPIYSYQHDEGEMSAGQNYHRQLVEDVGGHGNHRQPVEDVGGHCNHRQPLEDVGEIELGSNSGLRQNGSNFDPQDLLLPTNLAPWTETSPKVELHEGDERETVSGDWVDKIAENRQEVNKGSDNPSKRWEGSSSSLPELFYQTYHPSLVTCTDKQSGRQGSRKENRENEMAMTDDSDLEMATSDSSEADWQLNLPRTTSMDSLNMPKIKKPQSKLVKSSGLRSPSPSLSWKATNGGSKSLSRTGRPPSVDRRPPSVDRRRSSSVGKNGRENTGDIFLDEWTILPYKFPWVRQQISLLFKGPFGCAP, encoded by the exons CACTAAGAAGGTATGAGGCAGCAGGGTGGCTAAGAAAGATGGTCGGAGTCGTCGGAGGTAAAGATTTGCCAGCAGAGCCTTCAGAGGAAGGCTTTAGGCTGGGTTTAAgaaatggaataatactttgcaATGTTCTCAACAAGGTTCACCCTGGCTCAATTCCAAag GTGGTCGAGGCTCCGGTTGATTCAGTTCTTCTCCCTGATGGTGCAGCTTTATCAGCATATCAATACTTTGAGAACGTGAGGAACTTCCTTAATGCTGTGCAGGAGATGGGGCTTCCTACATTTGAGGCATCAGATCTCGAGCAG GGAGGGAAAGGCACAAGAGTTGTGAACTGTGTCTTGGCACTTAAATCCTATAGTGACTGGAAACATATAGGTGGAAATGGTTCATGGAAATATGTTGGCAGCTTGAAATCCTTCAGCTCAGGAAAAAGTTTTGTGCGAAAGAATACAGAACCTTTCATGAAGCCCTTGTCAAGGAATGCATCAATGAACGAGAGACTTGTGGATGGTTTGCCTGTTGATCAGAATTCGAACGAGGACCTTCCCCAAGGATCCCCTGAAATG ATTAGTTCTGGTTCTTTGAATATCATCCGTGCAGTTCTATCGGACAAGAAGCCCGAAGAAGTTCCAATA CTGGTGGAATCCATGCTAAATAAAGTTATGGAGGAGTTTGAGCGTCGCCTTGCAAGCCAAAATGAGTTG GTGAAACCTGTTCTAAAAGATCTTGATACATCTGATGGCAACAAATTTCTTCACAAAGATCTTGATACATCTGAGGGCAACAAATCTCCTCAGAAAGATCTTGATACATCTGAGGGCAACAAATCCCCTCAGAAAGCTGAAGGATGTGGTGAAATGAAG AAGGAATTAGAAGATGAAGATTCCACACAGGTAGAGGAGGGATGCTTTCATGTAAACTCAGTTGAAGACGAGGAATCAAAACATCGGATTCTCAAGCAGCAACTTCTCTTTGACCAACAAAAAAGAGATATTCAG GAATTGAAACATACTCTTCGTACTACCAAAGCGGGTATGCAGTTTATTCAGATGAAGTACTCCGAGGAGTTCTCCAATCTTG GCAGGCATTTGGCTGGCCTTACTCATGCTGCTTCTGGGTATCATAGAGTTCTTGAGGAAAACAGGAAGCTATACAATCAAGTACAAGATCTTAAAG GAAGTATCAGGGTGTACTGCCGTGTGAGACCCTTCTTGCCTGGACAACCACATCGTCTAACCACTGTGGATCGTCTAGATGATGGAAGCATTACAATTATCACCCCTTCAAAATACGGAAAAGAAGGGCGGAAGTCGTTCAACTTCAACAAAGTGTTTGGTCCGTCTGCAGCCCAAG AGGAGGTCTTCACAGATACTCAACCTCTGATTCGTTCTGTCCTCGATGGCTATAATGTTTGTATATTTGCATATGGCCAAACAGGCTCAGGAAAGACTCACACTATG ACCGGACCTAGAGAGCTTACAGAACAAACACGAGGCGTAAACTTCAGGGCGTTAGGTGACTTATTTCAACTGTCTAAACAGCGTAGGGATGCTATTTCTTATGATATTTCTGTTCAGATGATGGAGATTTATAATGAGCAAGTCAGGGATCTCCTTGTCACGGACGGTCTTAACAAAAG ATTAGAAATCCGTAATACTTCTCAGAAGGGATTCAATGTGCCAGATGCGAGCTTGGTACCTGTTTCGTCAACATCTGATGTGATCGAACTGATGAACATTGGGCACAGGAATCGTACAGTGAGTGCAACAGCCTTGAATGATCGTAGCAGTCGCTCCCATAG TTGTCTGACAGTTCATGTTCAAGGAAGAGACCTAGTATCTGGAACTACTCTTCGTGGATCCATGCATCTTGTTGACTTGGCGGGAAGTGAGAGGGTTGACAAATCTGAGGTCACAGGTGACAGATTGAAGGAGGCCCAACACATAAACAAATCACTCTCGGCTTTAGGCGATGTGATCTCTGCCCTTGCGCAAAAGAATTCACATGTCCCTTATAGGAACAGCAAACTCACACAGTTGCTTCAAGACTCCCTTG GGGGGCATGCGAAGACTCTTATGTTTGTTCACATTAGTCCTGAAGCTGATGCTATTGGAGAAACGATTAGTACGCTCAAATTTGCTGAGCGGGTTGCCACTGTTGAGCTTGGTACTGCCCGGACGAACAAAGAAGGTGGAGATGTCAGGGAGCTCAAGGAACAG ATTGCTAATCTTAAAGCGGCATTAGCAAGGAAAGAGGGAGAATCAGAGCACATACAAAGTCTGATATCGAGCCCTGAAGTACAGAGAACGAAGGTTGGTCTGTCATCTCCTATATATTCATACCAACATGATGAAGGAGAGATGTCAGCTGGTCAAAATTACCACAGGCAACTAGTGGAGGATGTAGGAGGTCACGGTAACCACAGGCAACCAGTGGAGGATGTAGGAGGTCACTGTAACCACAGGCAACCACTGGAGGATGTAGGAGAGATAGAG CTTGGAAGCAACTCTGGATTGCGCCAGAATGGGTCAAACTTCGATCCCCAAGACCTCTTATTGCCTACAAACTTGGCGCCATGGACTGAAACCAGTCCAAAAGTAGAACTCCatgagggagatgagagagaaaCGGTGTCCGGAGATTGGGTCGATAAGATCGCCGAGAATAGGCAAGAAGTAAATAAAGGAAGTGACAATCCATCAAAACGATGGGAAGGAAGCAGTAGTTCCTTGCCTGAGCTGTTTTACCAGACTTACCACCCCAGCTTGGTAACTTGCACGGATAAACAGTCTGGCAGACAGGGAAGTAGGAAGGAGAACCGTGAAAATGAGATGGCAATGACTGATGATTCAGATCTTGAGATGGCCACTAGTGATTCTTCTGAAGCAGATTGGCAATTAAATCTTCCTAGAACTACAAGCATGGACAGCCTGAATATGCCAAAGATCAAGAAGCCTCAATCGAAGCTGGTAAAGAGCTCTGGTCTAAG GAGTCCAAGTCCATCTCTGTCATGGAAAGCAACGAATGGGGGTAGCAAGTCTCTAAGCCGGACTGGAAGACCGCCAAGCGTTGACAGGAGACCACCAAGCGTTGACAGGAGACGGTCATCATCAGTTGGGAAAAATGGCAGAGAGAA CACAGGTGATATTTTTCTAGATGAATGGACCATCTTGCCTTACAAATTTCCTTGGGTAAGGCAGCAAATTTCATTACtttttaagggcccgtttggatgcgcCCCATAA